Below is a genomic region from Amphiura filiformis chromosome 19, Afil_fr2py, whole genome shotgun sequence.
gtgtgtgtactgtacaCGTGATTCAGGTTTGTGTATTCTAGAATAACCACACGGGTACTCTATGACGTTGCTGAGCAACAGCGTACCTCTGGAGCGGCAGTAATAGGAATCAAGTAGATACAAGAAAAAATATTTACACTATCATTCAATATCGAGGCTCTATTTCTAAAAGGGCAACAGAGTAAATTACTTTTATCGAAGacgaagaatttttttttttgaatttgacctctgtgtaagaatttttttgacatttggaCTTTTCCTTTATAACTCCTGCTAGCAGtacaatatgacaattgacttttttaattCCTAGCgatgaaagaaaaaatatttgagatatattacaacatgatatgACTATTCTTTGAATTTTGGCTCCACTATGACCTTTAACCTCTCATAGGATCTTAGTTTTATCATTTCAGGTGTATGGATGCCAAAACACATTGGTTCGACTAATGTAGCAATAAAACACCCCCAACCAGTAGCCTACACATAGTATCATACTGTAAGTTCAGTGTGGTGAATTTGGATGGTgcacttcttcttctttttgatcTGCTTAAGAAAAAGAATAGAAAACAAGGGAAAATGAGTCAACGTGGAATTAGATTAAAAATGAGTTGttaattattataattcaaaAAAGAAGCGGCCAAATTTCGAAATTCAGCCAATTTGTGCTAACTGCTTTAACTccacgcgggtgttgactgcagacaattttcattttatgtaaattttcatgaccatatttggaatgacaaacgcattaaaatgaatacaaacaagcctagcattggtccagtggttcttaagagagctcttgatattttgaaaaaatatctcaaaactttttatgttgaagcctatggccagagCGTTACTATTCAATAACATACACTATTCCTATCCGTTTCAATACGGTAGATCAGAACTCAAGAATTACGTATATACCATTGCATTATGTTACCTGTTTGCACGTCTTTCTGTTCACAAGGCTGTGCTTCTTCCAATGGCAATTCTTCTACAATAATTGCTTCCTTGTTTTCAACTTTTACTTCCGATAAGGATGTTTTTTCTAAAAAGAAAAACGAAAATATAAACATTCTgaattgttttaatttaattacTAAATACGCTAACACGTCGTTATGTGTTCAGCAGACAGCCGAATCCGGATAATCGCCTTTTCGTATATAAATAAATTAGCTAATAGCTAAAGCGCTCGTCTCCTCTCTCTAATTCAAAATAATCCAGGTGTTAGTGAACTTCAATAAAGCAACAATACCATAACAGTCACTTATAACTATTCTTTCAGAGTCATTTGTTAACTAATTGATAACTAATGTGTTTTTTCTTATGTTTTATTAATTGATTGTATTAATTATTAAATATTTCATGTCTATTGAAATTGGGAAATAAAACCTGACAAAGAGTTGAGCAGTGCTGTGTCACTTACTGTACAGTTCTGGACTGGCAGGAGGAGCAGGTAGAATATGGGAGCTGATCGTTGATACCAATGGCTTCTTGTCCTTTGAGTCTTTGTCCCAAGCTGTTCTCCCAAGAGAATCTTTAAAATTGAGCAAAAACTAAATGTGAATTGTCTGTCAGTTTACGAGTGatacatttttgaccatgtatttCATACAACGCGCTTTACTGATTCGAAATCTGATTatcaaaatcagggtaaaaaattcTTAGCGCTCAACAATGGGCCGACAAAGATTCAAATTATTTGATTAATTTTACTCACTTACCGGAAGACATACTTTTCTTCACTCTATATTTTGTCACGGTCTGTGAAAATAAATACGTTGCATTTGATCGATTATTATGCTGTATTCCTGTGGACAGAATACCAACATCCTGTATTGTGTCATCTTACGGTACTATCTGCTGGGTGTCATTTCAAGTCGGATAGAAGAAACCCTctcgttttgaaatcaaaatgttAGAATTGGATCAAGTTTGTTTTTACATGAGTTGACTTATAAAGTAACGCTAAACCCCCATGTCGTGCTAAAATTACACGAACACAAATTTACCCGATAGCATCATCTTttagttttttggtttttttacctCAGCTGTTACATGGGGTGCATTTTTGGTGTTAAACTTCTTGAGCGTAGGAATGCTCTTTCGCGGATTCTTTTCTTtacaagtagtagtagtagacaTTACTGTGCTTGAGCTGGTACCAGACATCATACTAGTATTTGCAGAAATTGATGAACGACGACGAATTCGACGGTATTTTCGTCTTAACACCTTCTGCACCTAAATTATACAGTTTTGAGAAATATTAAGAAAAACTTTGatttgcttctttgtttgtttgataaGTTGGAAATGGAAAAAGGTGGAAATAATGAGAAGATAATAataacgatgacgacgacgacaatgatgatgatgctatTTTTTATGTCggacatatctaggcattaacagctgaaatctaggaaataccgctgacgaaacttcggccaggcacaagtgacctgacaaaggggggtcgccgtagatagctggtcggggtatttttacaggacatgcAAGTgcagccgacaatcgggcgttaccctgatcggaaccgactgtaacgaggtcttttagcATGGATTATCTGCCCCaccattaccagatgagccacgatactagtagtggtattgatgatgatgatcatgagtAATAATGATATTGGTCGATGATGTTGTTGACGATGATAATGAGGAAAAGGATAAATGATATATAACCAAATtaatcagtttcagtttatttcatccatttaATTACGAACATAACACTACTTTTACTTACCTCGTTGTCTGATAGGCAATGcagtaaaaatatgaaaatacccTATGAAGACAAAAATCAATGAGGTCAATATTTACTTTActgtaaaaataattataatgtaatataattattattatatatgtgcGTTATGGTGGGTTATGGGCATTTCTCCTAGTCTTGTCCCCATGTTGCCAATAGAAAACCCACTTTTTACGTTAAAATTTCAGGCACATTTTTGCATCCACCTAATTTCAATTTCATTGGATAAACATTTATGTTCAATCACAATGTATACATTGATAATATaatttgtaaatgttttcaaaatattattgtaaactatttttttgcaaacattttttgccaaataattttgtcaacacttaaataacatgatgttaaaatattttcggtaggttatcaaaaactgttttaatgttataaaaacgttttataccctttatataacccgacatttaaacggtttctgacattttataaccttttgcgtatgatgtcgaaaacgttttgtatttgacATATTACATATATTTAATGTCACATGTAACCTATTGATAATTTTTCAATTAATATTTACCTGCGATGAGTTGAATATAACGAATAGATATGCAAAAAGCATAGTGGTGTCGTAGGCTGCTAGTAGTCCAAAGAACCAAGTTAGTCCAAGTACTGGTTGAAGTACGAGTACAGCACGCAATGCAATTCTGTGTACCATAATTAGTAAGAATAATAATCATCAATAtgctattaaaagggcatttcgtgatccacggcCTCATCCCCCCaagtttagatttttataccattggaaacctATTTAATATTTGGCACGAGTGATACGGTTATAGAGCGATGTCAAATATTGGCTatttaatgtttatgtaccaaacatttcttgcagaataattcgttttgcactaaaaaatatcatcaaatttgaatttcgttctgctataccagaacgaaattacaacaatggCCTATGCAGCagtgaaatacacataatcatgcataactcgcaaacgcaaaatcggaatcaactgaaattttgggaataagttttttctactgacaaatgtcataaaaagagtttctaggatcacgaaatcctcctttaaataggAATAGAATATACACATTTAAAACGACAGTATATTGTTATGGATTTGATAGACGGtcgaatccggattcgtcttttTGTAAAATTAAGAGCACAAGGGATCAGCGCTTAAGCTTTAGCTTTTAAATTGTTTAGCGTGATAAGCATGTGAAAGAGGGCGGTATACAGGATGCAAAAACTGACATGCTGCCCTCTAAAGCACTAGTTCCCTGTTCtgtaatttaaaataaatttactaAAAGACAAATACGGATTATGCAGTCTGCCGAAGCAACCCATGTATAGAATACCATATAACTGCATCTATACGGAATGAATAACATTGGAATGttgtactatagacgaatccaacgagccaagtcatggtcagatttggtcggccatttatGGGTCCCCGCAGCTagaactggtgttgtgactgcccaattgggtggattaaagccgcttaaaattcgatgctagattcttttgtgttgtaaactgttatcattcttttgtctacgcgtaccacgggtgatagaatgcagtttgaAATACCCTCCAAGACCGCATCagttcacattttaggtgagatggagccgacgggaacccagctaatggctgcaattgaggtgcaggaatgcgtgaatttggattcgtctatagcggtCAGAATATGTGACATTCCGAATATTTATTGTTAAGTAAATATAATATTACTTAAGCCGGCTATTTGTTACGGATGAAAACAAAACTTGACCACCGGTCGACCGCttgttccgggcggttccgtccggtagGAGCCGGattttattgttctaaacaatagaaCGAGGTTCAACTGCCCTCAACCGCCCGTGgatttttgatttcatc
It encodes:
- the LOC140140322 gene encoding uncharacterized protein, which translates into the protein MMSGTSSSTVMSTTTTCKEKNPRKSIPTLKKFNTKNAPHVTAETVTKYRVKKSMSSDSLGRTAWDKDSKDKKPLVSTISSHILPAPPASPELYKKTSLSEVKVENKEAIIVEELPLEEAQPCEQKDVQTDQKEEEVHHPNSPH